Sequence from the Streptomyces peucetius genome:
ATGGACAAGACGTTCGGGAAGACCGACGCCGGCCGGGTGCTCCTCGATGCCGACCTCGAGATGAAGCACGACTACGCGAAGGACATGGACCCCCGCGAAGGCGTGGGCAAGAGGTACTGGGAGGCCATGCAGGCCGCGAACATCCCCTGCGGCCACGGGGTCAGGCTGTGGATCGTCCCCAAGACCGCCGACGTCCGCGTCGAAAAGGACGGCATCTACATCCTCGACGCGCCGCTGAAGGTCAACTCCGAGCCCCAGGACGTCGACCACCCCGACCCCAATGGCACGTGCAACCTGACCGATGGGCAGATCCGTACCTCCCAGCGCCTCCTGGAGCAGTACGTCATCCCCGACGTCGAGAAGAAGGTCAACACCGGTCCCGCCTACGCCGACCTGCGCCGCGTCTACGCGTCCCGCGTCGCCGCCGAGTACATCCGCGACCAGGACAAGGACCACGCCACGGACTTCCGCCCGATCATCAACAGCGACAACGTGGCGCGCTGGCCGATGAGCGACGAGCACAAGGACTGGACCCCGAAGAAGACCTGGGACGCCTACATGAAGTCCTACACGGAAGGCGACTACAGCTACCCCTGCAACATCGGCGGCCAGAACAAGACCTGCGTCATGGGCGGCGTCGACTTCTCCAAGGCGCCCAAGCGCAACATCACCAAGGTCCGATTCGAGGCGGAGCACCCGCGTCTGGACAAGGACACCAAGACCTCGGTGAAGACCGAGATCTCCTACCGCGACGGCAGCACCGCCCTCATCGGCGGCAACGGATCAGGCCGGCCGGCAGGCGGCGACGAGGACCCGATCCCCACGCCCACGCCGACGCCGACACCGACCGACGGCCCGTCCACCCCGGCACCGTCCGACACCCCCACCCCGCAGCCCAGCACCCCCGGCGGTGGTGAGCCGACCACGCCTCCGGCGAAGGACCCGGACGGCGACCTCGCCGACACCGGATCCGACACTCCCGTCGCTCTGATCGCAGGCGTCGCGGCCGCCCTCGCGGCCGCCGGCGCATCCCTCACCTGGTGGATGCGCCGCCGAAAGGCCGGCACCAGCTGACCCTGACACCGGCGAGCACACCTTCGGCCCCGCACCGTCACCGGGATGCCGTTGGCTAATTCGCCCCGTTGAGCTTGTGCTCGGCGGGGCGAAGTGCTGTCAGGTGGGAGGTGCGGGTTCGGGCTCGGGGCCTGTTGGTGCTCCAGGCGTCCATGCGTGCGAGGTTGATCGCGGTCGCGGTGAGTTGGTGCTGGAGCCGGGTCTTGGCGAGCCCGTGGTAGCGGCATTGGCGCAGGCCGGTGACTCGGACGGCGTGGGAGATGGTGCCCTCGATGCCGTTGCGGGCCGCGTAGCGTTCCCGCCACTCGGGGGTTCCCTCTGCGGCGCGGGCCTGCCGGATTGCTTCGTGTTCGGCGCGGGGCCGGAGCGTGATCTCCCGGTGGGGCCGGGTGGTTGAGTTGATGCACTGGGGCCGGGAGGGGCAGGAGCGGCAGTCCTTGGGTGAGAACTGGATCCGGATGACAGGGGTGCCGCGGTGCGAGAGCGCGTCACGCCACTGGCTGGTGGTCATGCCGTTCGGGCAGGTCACGGTCTTGTTGTCCCAGTCCACGGTGAACGCATCCTGCCCGTAGGGTCCGGCGGCCTGGGCGGTGGTGTTGCCTGCGATGGGGCCGGTCAGGGTGACGTCGTGCCGGGTCTGGGCGGTGACGATGCGGGGACCGTCGAGGTAGCCCGCGTCCAGCAGGTGTTCGCCGGGCAACAGGTCTTTGTCGGCGAGACTGTCGTGGACGGTGTCGGTGGCCTTGATGTCGGGGACGGTGGCGTCGCTGGTCAGCACGTTCGTGATCAGGTGAACAGTGTCCGGGTCGCAGGTCTCGGTGAGATGGACTTTGAACCCGTCCCATTTGATGTCGCGCTTCACGCTCGCGCGGGCCTCGGTGTCATAGGGACTGACCAGGCGCAAAGCGCCCGGCGGGCACTCTTTTGGGTCCCGCCACCTCACCTCGCCCTCCATGTCGACCGCGTACTGCTGCACCCACGCGCGACGCAGAATCTGGACGGCGGGCAGCTCGCGCAGCCAGCAGGGCGCGTGAGCGGCGTGCACGTTGGTGAGCAGGCGCATTCCGTCCCGGCCGGTCTGTTCCGCCAGCTCAGTGCGCCTGCCGCGGCCCGAGGGCAGCCAGTAGTCCTCCGGCCGGGCGGCATACCGGTCGAACCATGCCGGATCGGCATGGCCGGTCAGCCACTCAGGGGCGGCTGCCGCGACCGCGTTGAGCGCCGCCCGCAGTGTCTCGATGACGAACTCCAGCCGGTTCAGCGACCGGATCGCGGCCAGCACATGCGTGGAGTCCGTCCGCGCTCGCCCCGGCGGCTTCAGCACACCCGCCTGCCGGGCGGCGTCCAGGACCCGGTCGAAGACCATTTGCCCGGCCTCGGCCTCGACCAGCCGGGCACGGAACTCGCACAGCACGGAGTAGTCGAACCCCGCATCGGTCAGTTCCAGGCCCAGGGCGTACTTCCAATCGATCCGGGCCCGCACCGCCAAGGCCGCCTGCCGGTCGGGCAGGCCCTCGGCGAACTGGAGCACCGACACCAGCGCCAGCCGGCCCGGCGACACCGCGGGCTTCCCCCGGGCCGGGAACAGACCGGCGAACTGCTCATCGGTGAACAGCACCCCCAGCTCGTCCCGGAGCCGGATCGCCAGACTCCCCTTCGGGAATGCCGCCCGAGCCACCCGCACCGTCTCCGCCGGAACATCCCCCGGCTCCTCCGGCTGCATCGACATCGACACCCTCCCCAAACGACAACGTCGGCCTTCAAGACCACAACCAGGTTTTGAAGGCCGACGTCACGCCCGGCCCCGGATTAGCCAACGGCATCCCGTCACCGGTGCGGGGCCGAAGTGCCGTCCAAGGTCTAGGCGTCGAACCAGCGGTCCCGTGCCAGTTCCTCCG
This genomic interval carries:
- a CDS encoding IS1182 family transposase; amino-acid sequence: MSMQPEEPGDVPAETVRVARAAFPKGSLAIRLRDELGVLFTDEQFAGLFPARGKPAVSPGRLALVSVLQFAEGLPDRQAALAVRARIDWKYALGLELTDAGFDYSVLCEFRARLVEAEAGQMVFDRVLDAARQAGVLKPPGRARTDSTHVLAAIRSLNRLEFVIETLRAALNAVAAAAPEWLTGHADPAWFDRYAARPEDYWLPSGRGRRTELAEQTGRDGMRLLTNVHAAHAPCWLRELPAVQILRRAWVQQYAVDMEGEVRWRDPKECPPGALRLVSPYDTEARASVKRDIKWDGFKVHLTETCDPDTVHLITNVLTSDATVPDIKATDTVHDSLADKDLLPGEHLLDAGYLDGPRIVTAQTRHDVTLTGPIAGNTTAQAAGPYGQDAFTVDWDNKTVTCPNGMTTSQWRDALSHRGTPVIRIQFSPKDCRSCPSRPQCINSTTRPHREITLRPRAEHEAIRQARAAEGTPEWRERYAARNGIEGTISHAVRVTGLRQCRYHGLAKTRLQHQLTATAINLARMDAWSTNRPRARTRTSHLTALRPAEHKLNGAN